The genome window TGTTTGTTTATTTGTTTGTTTGTTTGTTTGTTTCTTTATTTGAAAGTAAATTAAATGCTTTATCATTATCATTAGTATTCATTTTATATAAAATATTTTTTGGAAGAGTTTGTATTTTTTTTATGTTTGTGGCTATAAAGTTAGCTTCTAATATTTCTATTCCTATATGAGAAAGTAAATTATTAATTTTATTTTTTAATAAATCTATGTCTATATTATCTGTTAAACTTACTTCCATATATTCAGCATCACTTTCGCAGGCAAAAGGAGTAGGGGGKGTAAAYACTATTTTTTCAAGAGGGTGAAAGCCTCTGCTTAAAGATATACTAGCCCCTGCGATTTTAAAAGCACAAACCATAACACGTGATAAATCATGCATACCYARAAGWGATGATATGCCTTCTTTTTTAAACTTCATAAATACTTTATAGTTTACAGCAAATATATCTCTTTTCTTTAGAGTTTTTAATTCTTCAACCATTTGAGTAAAGTTTGTATTTAAAACTTCTTTTTTGTATTTATGGCA of Brachyspira sp. SAP_772 contains these proteins:
- a CDS encoding TIGR03936 family radical SAM-associated protein, whose product is SKKINMPWKCIDTLVSQQFFDKEYERFQNGKFTGYCFTGNCQNCGIDYKQYCHKYKKEVLNTNFTQMVEELKTLKKRDIFAVNYKVFMKFKKEGISSLLGMHDLSRVMVCAFKIAGASISLSRGFHPLEKIVFTPPTPFACESDAEYMEVSLTDNIDIDLLKNKINNLLSHIGIEILEANFIATNIKKIQTLPKNILYKMNTNDNDKAFNLLSNKETNKQTNK